Genomic DNA from Desulfobaccales bacterium:
GCTATCGTCGATAATTCAGCGTCTTTTCCTTCCCCCGCAGCCGCAGGCCCCGACCTCGTTCGTTTCCAATCTTTATTACCGGCGGATGATCAAACAGCGGCAGTTAACTTTCTCTTGAGAGGAGGCCCTGGAAGGTCAGATTAAGCAGGTCGCGCCGTTCAGCTTGCGTTTCTTCCTTGATCATTTTTCTGGTATGTTCGATCAATATAGCCGGGTCTTGTTTTCCATCCCAATTCAGGTAATAGCAGGGGACGGCCCCTTTATTCTTGGCCCAGATCACCGCTGGAACGAAAAGTTCCGCCTCGGTCAGCGGGGCGCGGCTCCCCTGGATATACTGCTCGTTAAAGTCGTTCAGGAGCTGTTGGCGTCCGGCCGGCGCTAAAGCGGCGTAGGTCGTCGCCCCGATCATTATTTGTCCGCGGACCACGGCGTGCTGCAGGCGGGCGGATACGTTGACCGCGTCGCCGATCACCGAGAATTCGATCTTGCTCTTCTCGTGGCCGAGGTTCCCGGCGATCACCATCCCGGTGTTCAGCCCGACCGACATCCCGAGCGGAGCAATCTGATGGCGCTGATACATCGCCCGCATTTCCGGGGACAAATTGATCTCCTCTAACTCCCTCTGGAGGCCGATCGCCGCCCAGACCGCTCCGCGGACGTCGCCTTCGACCCGGTCGGGGACGCCAAAATCGGCCATGATGCAGTCGCCGTCGTGTTTGTCGACCATCCCGCCGTTATTGACCACGATCGGGTCAAGACGGGAAAAGAGATGGGAGAGCATGTAAACGACCTTTTCCGGCTGGTCCTTTAAGATGTCGGACAGGGCGGTAAAACCGGAGACATCGGCGAACATGATCGTGGCGTCGTCGATCTTCTGGCCGCGCAGCTTGGAATAATCGCGTTCTTTGACCACCCGGAAGACCTTTTCTCCGAGATATGACCGGGTCGTTTCGTTCAGCTCTTCCTGCAGGACCTTGATCATGATCCCGGTCGAAGCCAGGCTGGCAAAGATCCGCCCCGCCTCGAACTGGCCGATCAGGCGCTTTTCTTCTTCCGCGCTCAATTTATCCGGAATGATCTCCGGATTGGTCACTTCCAGGCAGCCCAGACAAACTGCTTCGTCCCGCTCGTTGAATTCAAGCAAGCTGCGGATGAAATATGATTCCACCCCGACGATCGAAATAAGAAAACGGTTCTGCGGCCGAACATGGAACTGGTCGACATCTTCGATCATCAGGGCGACCGGTTTCAGGGCTGAAGTGCGGACATTCCCGACCGCTGATTCCAGACGCTGGTTAATGACCCCGATATCCAAGCCCCCTTTGCGGCAGGCCTCTTCGATCTTTAACCCCTTGCCGATCTTTTCCTCGCGTAAATTTGGATTGTTGGAACCGGCCGAGACAATTCTAATAATAGCCCCTGCCTGGACCAGGGGGATGACCACTCCAGCGCTTAAGTCAACTTGATCTAAGGTCACCTCTTCCAGCTTAACATAAGCATTCTCGTACGACTTGAGCTTGCCGACCGCGTCGGTCAGCGCCCCGGCAAAAGCGCCGGCGATCTTCCCTATCCCCGGGCCTGCTTTATCGCCCAGCATTCCCTTGACCATATGCTTGACCATTTCCGAGCCAGGTCTCAAGTTCCGCCGGTAAAGCTGGCGGCTCCCGTCCTGTTTTTCGACCGCCACCAAGTCTTCCCGGATCGAGAGATTTTCCCACTCTTCCAGGGCAATGAACCGGCCCCGTCCGTCAACGACCTGGGTTGGCGTCTGGCTCTCTTCTAAAGAGAGGGACATTTCCCGGGCCGATCCGGCCCGGCGCAAAGTTAGCACGTTGGCGTCAGTTAGCGCTTGTCCTTCGACCGCCAGCACGTAGCGGTAAGGGAGACCGATCTTGCCATCGGCTGATTGGACGACCCAACCGGCCGATTCGGAATACGGGGAGCGGCCGATCACCTGGTAGGCCCAGCG
This window encodes:
- a CDS encoding adenylate/guanylate cyclase domain-containing protein, whose product is MGFTRVITYPFIQVGRGLRRQAELNAQSKKLAYFYDIAGRLAKAYGLPVKIAGQVTYQLLGNDLARETASRGVALKGASLAGFEEDVLAAITAAWPKGLPAPKLEKGVLIQARIIENRSWKRFYDTFVPVKSARALDHLIAQEALSERSTAAVGGRMEELQKHRDHLLEQARDKVRYLDLGHQAYLEIMSAIYRTSSNQTLIENITEMFDVVTRWAYQVIGRSPYSESAGWVVQSADGKIGLPYRYVLAVEGQALTDANVLTLRRAGSAREMSLSLEESQTPTQVVDGRGRFIALEEWENLSIREDLVAVEKQDGSRQLYRRNLRPGSEMVKHMVKGMLGDKAGPGIGKIAGAFAGALTDAVGKLKSYENAYVKLEEVTLDQVDLSAGVVIPLVQAGAIIRIVSAGSNNPNLREEKIGKGLKIEEACRKGGLDIGVINQRLESAVGNVRTSALKPVALMIEDVDQFHVRPQNRFLISIVGVESYFIRSLLEFNERDEAVCLGCLEVTNPEIIPDKLSAEEEKRLIGQFEAGRIFASLASTGIMIKVLQEELNETTRSYLGEKVFRVVKERDYSKLRGQKIDDATIMFADVSGFTALSDILKDQPEKVVYMLSHLFSRLDPIVVNNGGMVDKHDGDCIMADFGVPDRVEGDVRGAVWAAIGLQRELEEINLSPEMRAMYQRHQIAPLGMSVGLNTGMVIAGNLGHEKSKIEFSVIGDAVNVSARLQHAVVRGQIMIGATTYAALAPAGRQQLLNDFNEQYIQGSRAPLTEAELFVPAVIWAKNKGAVPCYYLNWDGKQDPAILIEHTRKMIKEETQAERRDLLNLTFQGLLSRES